Proteins encoded in a region of the Rutidosis leptorrhynchoides isolate AG116_Rl617_1_P2 chromosome 9, CSIRO_AGI_Rlap_v1, whole genome shotgun sequence genome:
- the LOC139868165 gene encoding uncharacterized protein — protein sequence MESLSRPFHRRKLSNVNGKNAYDGVFSGHRRKFDGAPAVHVDEYREIFGSAQTVSSIPILDLSNLGHQQLEDEDDAASDGLKPDYGLIFGGFHDSDIAVSYQDLIARDKARAHSSTNSSSQDFDDQSHQSFDALKQFNMSYNKISQRSKDGLDRTTHVTQLHAVPGFTCFIDESASQPNKETENLKSYVPNNVPEKQISQNGVESRSKHRQDNSFSGDKSYTTFKNDIKPHPMKASSPPAASSTNNESSSQQKKEPEKQKISVESDNSLCGDKSSMTFKTETKTHPIKLSSSFATSSSNNETSSQSEMHSSSVENDIYSGVNSSKVDFHERQTSKNAFETEIKVCPDESLSDDRNLKTFQVNLKSNPSKVSSLPPVPSATANETSSQSKKETERTNDVDPSVSNSKLDYHEIQTSKSAVESETKERPDASVSDDRNLKTSQEDLNSPHVDSEIGVDSHKGHQKRSTSTNTGTHKSDTSDELPPNCFREEIDASSAAAISAAALRKAIEKAQESIRIAKESVGRKKEGLRGYSNKSFKDSLKVKVKARVPNVIAGEEQKEKDDKLKASRIFLNGGSYHKHAGPVNFSESADCEKLFGAKKVINEIHEKVPESIKNSEMLVSHSDESRDNTNVCSSNEAVGEKTLSKSIENNKNVCSSKEGIGEETSSESIENNKNVCRSKEGVGEETSSESIENNKNVCSSKEDVGEETLSEFIENNTYEAPRNVVQRSNGYLIESCEDPGDKIDNGKTRESNENTDELISSDSHKLAEDLNNLMLYYKGETERNNQNGYEKSFDETLGLLENKKQEFLEQERDENVESDDEARENVLEDEIELIDSESHKEEDNGEEFYDVSEVEIVENAQTSANHNEEKSCEKMDKFEEPQVYENSSSDYDDAEGSENLHFCNGVHIVFDKEEAHKVVDNDNSPEAGPEIDDVSSSSTTSAQEDQNKNNPESGPEIDDVSRSSATSAQEDQNNNPESVPEIDDVSSSSSATSAQEFQVKDTEVIEKDIFENIYVDQISSKDDNDECDDVSNCGSVDVDFVQNDARSESSSDTIHGMEIEVKEYSETEVTMKEEESNVQQSHDETPEIGIKTEIGKSETRKDESGQSGPTKVVEKEVTKRIKEVTAEERERERVKLAVERAIREARERAFIEAREKAARQRVIADAQEKVVKTSLQSKLKAERAAVERATAEARQRALEKAMSQKKISEPKEQVNEVKPSSSVSQTNAESALRSKAKLEKHNRIMERAAQALAEKEKRDMLVLKEQAERSRLADNLDADIKRWSSGKEGNLRALLSTLQYILGAESGWKPVSLTEIITTTAVKKAYRKATLCVHPDKVQQRGASIQQKYICEKVFDLLKAAWNRFNSEER from the exons ATGGAGTCTCTCTCACGTCCATTTCACCGACGGAAACTGTCAAATGTTAACGGTAAAAATGCTTACGACGGCGTGTTTTCCGGTCACCGCCGTAAGTTTGACGGAGCTCCGGCTGTTCACGTTGATGAATACCGTGAGATTTTTGGTAGCGCTCAAACTGTTTCTTCGATTCCGATACTTGATCTTTCTAATTTAGGACATCAAcaacttgaagatgaagatgatgcagCTTCTGATGGTTTGAAACCTGATTACGGTTTGATTTTTGGTGGATTTCATGATAGTGATATCGCTGTTTCTTATCAGGACTTAATTGCTCGTGATAAAGctag GGCTCACTCATCAACCAACTCGAGTTCTCAAGATTTTGATGATCAGTCTCATCAATCTTTCGATGCGTTGAAGCAATTTAACATGTCGTATAACAAGATCAGTCAAAGGAGTAAAGATGGTCTAGACCGGACAACTCATGTCACCCAATTACATGCTGTACCTGGATTTACTTGTTTCATTGATGAATCAGCTTCACAACCCAATAAGGAAACCGAGAACCTTAAATCATATGTACCAAATAACGTTCCTGAGAAACAAATTTCCCAAAATGGGGTCGAATCTAGAAGTAAACATCGTCAAGATAATTCCTTTTCTGGCGATAAAAGTTATACGACATTTAAAAATGATATCAAGCCTCATCCTATGAAAGCATCATCACCACCTGCAGCATCATCAACCAACAACGAATCATCTTCTCAACAAAAGAAGGAACCAGAGAAGCAAAAAATTTCTGTGGAATCTGATAATTCCTTATGCGGCGATAAAAGTTCAATGACATTTAAGACCGAAACTAAAACACATCCTATCAAATTATCGTCATCGTTTGCCACATCATCAAGCAATAATGAAACATCTTCTCAATCAGAGATGCATAGTTCCTCTGTTGAAAATGATATATATTCTGGTGTGAACTCCAGCAAGGTAGATTTTCATGAAAGACAAACTTCCAAAAATGCTTTCGAAACTGAAATTAAAGTTTGTCCAGATGAATCCTTATCAGATGATCGGAATTTAAAGACGTTTCAGGTCAATCTCAAATCAAATCCCTCAAAAGTATCATCATTGCCACCTGTACCTTCAGCAACCGCTAATGAAACATCTTCGCAGTCGAAGAAGGAAACCGAGAGGACAAATGATGTAGATCCCAGTGTGAGCAACAGCAAGTTAGATTATCATGAAATACAAACGTCCAAAAGTGCCGTGGAATCTGAAACTAAAGAGCGTCCAGATGCATCCGTATCCGATGATAGAAATTTAAAGACGTCTCAAGAAGATCTCAACTCACCTCATGTGGATTCAGAAATTGGTGTGGATAGTCATAAAGGCCATCAAAAGAGATCAACATCTACAAATACCGGGACCCACAAAAGTGATACTTCCGATGAATTGCCTCCTAATTGCTTCCGTGAAGAGATTGATGCGAGTTCTGCAGCAGCTATTTCTGCTGCCGCTTTACGAAAAGCTATCGAGAAGGCCCAAGAAAGTATACGGATTGCGAAAGAATCAGTTGGTAGAAAAAAGGAAGGTCTTAGAGGTTATTCAAACAAAAGTTTCAAAGATAGCTTGAAAGTTAAAGTTAAAGCTAGAGTGCCGAATGTAATTGCAGGTGAAGAACAGAAGGAAAAAGATGATAAATTGAAAGCATCAAGAATATTTTTAAATGGGGGTAGTTACCATAAGCATGCGGGCCCAGTAAATTTTTCAGAATCTGCAGATTGTGAGAAGCTTTTTGGTGCTAAGAAAGTAATAAATGAAATACATGAGAAAGTTCCAGAATCGATTAAGAATTCGGAGATGCTTGTAAGTCATTCTGATGAATCGAGAGATAATACGAATGTTTGCAGTTCTAATGAAGCTGTAGGTGAAAAAACGCTGTCTAAATCTATTGAAAATAATAAGAATGTTTGCAGTTCTAAAGAAGGTATAGGTGAAGAAACGTCGTCTGAATCTATTGAAAATAATAAGAATGTTTGCAGATCTAAAGAAGGTGTAGGTGAAGAAACGTCGTCTGAATCTATTGAAAATAATAAGAATGTTTGCAGTTCTAAAGAAGATGTAGGTGAAGAAACGTTGTCTGAatttattgaaaataatacatatgAAGCTCCACGAAACGTTGTTCAGAGATCCAATGGTTATCTTATTGAAAGTTGTGAAGATCCCGGGGACAAAATCGACAATGGCAAGACCAGAGAGTCTAATGAGAATACCGATGAGTTGATATCAAGTGATTCACATAAGTTAGCTGAAGATTTGAACAACTTAATGTTGTATTATAAGGGGGAAACTGAGAGGAACAATCAAAATGGTTACGAGAAGAGTTTCGATGAAACGTTGGGTTTACTTGAAAATAAAAAGCAAGAGTTTCTTGAACAAGAACGTGATGAGAATGTCGAAAGTGATGATGAAGCACGTGAAAACGTGCTTGAAGATGAGATAGAATTGATTGACAGTGAAAGTCACAAGGAAGAAGATAATGGTGAGGAGTTTTATGATGTTAGTGAAGTGGAAATCGTTGAAAATGCACAAACTTCTGCTAATCACAACGAAGAAAAATCATGCGAAAAGATGGATAAGTTTGAGGAACCACAAGTTTATGAGAATTCTTCAAGTGATTATGATGATGCTGAAGGAAGTgaaaatttgcatttctgtaatGGTGTACATATTGTTTTCGATAAAGAAGAGGCACACAAGGTTGTCGATAACGACAATAGTCCGGAAGCTGGTCCAGAGATTGATGATGTCAGCAGCAGTAGCACCACTTCAGCTCAAGAGGACCAAAACAAAAACAATCCTGAATCTGGTCCAGAGATTGACGATGTCAGCAGAAGTAGCGCCACCTCAGCTCAAGAGGACCAAAACAACAATCCGGAATCTGTTCCAGAGATTGATGATGTCAGCAGCAGCAGTAGTGCCACCTCAGCTCAAGAATTTCAAGTGAAAGACACAGAAGTAATAGaaaaagatatatttgaaaatattTATGTCGATCAAATATCCTCCAAAGACGATAATGATGAATGCGATGATGTGTCAAATTGCGGTTCGGTTGATGTGGATTTTGTACAAAATGACGCACGGTCAGAATCATCTTCAGACACAATACATGGTATGGAGATAGAGGTTAAAGAATACAGTGAAACAGAAGTGACAATGAAGGAAGAAGAAAGCAACGTGCAACAATCTCACGACGAAACACCCGAAATCGGAATAAAAACGGAAATAGGAAAATCAGAAACACGTAAGGATGAAAGTGGACAATCGGGGCCCACCAAAGTGGTGGAGAAAGAGGTCACGAAAAGGATTAAAGAAGTAACTGCGGAAGAAAGGGAACGGGAGAGAGTAAAATTAGCTGTGGAAAGGGCAATTCGCGAGGCTCGTGAACGTGCGTTTATCGAAGCTCGTGAAAAAGCTGCGAGACAAAGAGTAATTGCAGATGCTCAAGAAAAGGTCGTTAAAACTTCGTTACAATCGAAACTTAAAGCAGAACGTGCTGCAGTAGAACGAGCTACTGCAGAGGCTCGACAACGAGCGTTAGAAAAAGCAATGTCTCAGAAGAAAATATCTGAGCCAAAGGAACAAGTTAACGAGGTTAAGCCGAGTTCTTCTGTAAGTCAGACTAATGCTGAGTCAGCATTGAGAAGTAAAGCAAAATTGGAAAAGCATAACAGGATCATGGAGCGCGCA GCACAAGCGCTTGCAGAGAAAGAAAAACGTGATATGCTTGTACTTAAAGAACAAGCTGAGAGAAGT CGATTAGCAGATAATCTTGATGCTGATATTAAAAGGTGGTCAAGTGGGAAAGAAGGGAACTTGCGTGCACTTCTTTCAACTCTGCAATAT ATCCTTGGAGCTGAGAGTGGTTGGAAGCCGGTGTCACTTACGGAGATCATAACGACAACTGCAGTTAAGAAAGCCTACAGAAAGGCTACTCTCTGCGTGCACCCTGATAAAGTGCAACAAAGGGGTGCCAGCATTCAGCAGAAGTAtatttgtgaaaaggttttcgatcTTTTGAAG GCAGCTTGGAACAGATTCAACTCCGAGGAAAGATAG